AGCCGTACGCCCCGGTCCGCCGTGCCCGTGCACAGCAGGCCCGCGGTGAACAGCAGCGAGTCGCCGGGCAGGAAGAAGCCGATCAGCAGTCCGGTCTCGGCGAACATCACGACACCGACGCCCAGCACACCGAAGGCGGCCAGCAGCGACTGGGCGTCGAGCACGTTCACGGCGAGCGGTGACGACAGGAGCGGGGAGGGGTTCATCGGCGTGGGGCTCATTTCGTCCGGGTGACGCGTGACGGTGGCCGGTGGCGACCGACTGCAGGGCGACCGACTACAGGCCAGTAGACCGTCTACGTCACTGTAGACGATATCGTCCGCCGTGCGCGGCCCCCCGATCGGCCGGACGGGTGAAGGCATGGCGCCGGTCGTGCCGGACCGCTCCCCACCTGGACTTTCCCGTCCCATGGTCAAGAACGGTGGCTGCCTTTACTGCACATCGTGCGCAGGTGGGTGACGATGGCAGAAGGCGGCCCCGGCCCGGGTCCGCCCGCACGACCCCATCCGAAGGAACACCTCTCCCATGACGGCCGCCCCTGGTTCCGCTCCGCCCCTCCCCGCCACGACCGGGCCGAAAGGCCCGCTCTGGCACCGCGTCCGCACCTCGATGACGCGGCAGGAGTGGACCAGGGTCGGCGGGATGGCCGCCTTCGTGCTCGCCCTGCATGTGATCGGCTGGTTCACGCTCGTCTGGATCGTGGCGCCGGAGCACTACAGCCTGGGCACCAAGTCGTTCGGCATCGGCATCGGCGTGACCGCCTACACCCTGGGCATGCGGCACGCCTTCGACGCCGACCACATCGCCGCCATCGACAACACCACCCGCAAGCTGATGCACGAGGGGCAGCGCCCGCTCTCCGTCGGCTTCTGGTTCTCGCTCGGCCACTCCAGCGTCGTCTTCGGCCTGGCCTTCCTGCTCTCCCTGGGCGTCCGGGCGCTGGCCGGACCCGTGCAGGACGACGACTCCCGGCTGCACGACATCACCGGCCTGATCGGCACGACGGTCTCGGGCGCCTTCCTGTACGTCATCGCCGCCGTCAACCTGGTCATCCTGGCCGGCATCTGGAAGGTGTTCCGCGAGATGCGCTCGGGCCACTTCGACGAGGCCGCCCTGGAGGAGCAGCTCGGCAGCCGGGGCCTGATGAACCGCATCCTCGGCCGGTTCATGAAGTCGATCACCAAGCCGTGGCAGATGTACCCGCTGGGCCTGCTCTTCGGCCTCGGCTTCGACACGGCCACCGAGATCGCCCTGCTGGTGCTCGCGGGCTCCGGCGCCGCCTCCGGGCTGCCCTGGTACGCGATCCTGTGCCTGCCCGTGCTGTTCGCGGCCGGCATGTCGCTGCTGGACACGATCGACGGCTCGTTCATGAACTTCGCCTACGGCTGGGCGTTCTCCAAGCCGGTCCGCAAGGTCTACTACAACCTCACCATCACCGGTCTGTCCGTGGCCGTCGCCCTGATCATCGGCACGGTCGAACTGCTGGGCCTGCTCGCCGACAAACTCGATCTGCACGGCGCCTTCTGGGACTGGGTCGGGGGTCTGGACCTGAACGTCATCGGCTTCGTCGTCGTCGGTCTGTTCTTCGTCACCTGGGTGCTCGCCCTGGTCGTCTGGAAGGTCGGCCGGATCGAGGAGAAGTGGACGGCGGACCTGGCCGCCCCCGCCGACTCCCCGGCCGAGTGAGTCCGGGCACCCGGAGCGGGCCGGGGTGATTGGAGTCGGCACAGCGGGAAACGCGGATCACGACAGCGCGACCGCGAGCCGCCACCAGGGAGGACACCCGTGAGCACCGATCCGATGGCCGACGACGCCTACCAGCCCACCGGTACGAACGAGGAGCAGGAGGACGCCGCGCCGCTGGACCTGGAGGACGCGGTCGGCGAGCGGACCTACGACGACCTGCTCGACGAGGGCTACTCGCCGCCGGAGAAGCCGCTCGGCGTCGACAAGTACGGCACGACCGCCGCCGAGCAGCACGAGGGCGAGAGCCTCGACCAGCGGCTCGCCCAGGAGCGCCCCGACGCGGACGAACCGGCCGGCGACGGCGTCGGCGACCTGCCCGGCGGCACGGGCGAACCGGTCGACCCGCAGGCGGGCGGCGCGCGCGCCGGGCGCCTGGTCGCCCCCGACGAGGGCGCGCACGCCGACACCACCAAGGAGGAGGTCGCCGCCGACGCCGGCGTCGACGGGGGCGCCGCCGGTGCGGAGGAGGCCGCCGTGCACATCGTCGAGGACGACGGCGCCCTCCCCGACGAGGACACCGGGCCCTGAGCGGACCAGGCCCGCGCTCAGTCCCCGAGCCGGTCGAATCCATGACGGTGCGCCCGTCGAACGCCACGCTGTCCGGCCACCACGTCCACCTCGCGCGGGCCGACCACGTGCCGGGTGCGCGCGGTCGGGTCGGCGACGGTGATGTCCTCCTTGAGCCGGTAGCTCTGCCCGTACAGGTCGCGCTGGGTGAGGCCGGTCAGGTACGGCACCGCCTCGCGCAGCGTCTTGGACGGATGGACCGGTGTGGATGGACACCCCGCCGACCATGTCGGGCCGCTCGGCGACGGCGACCCGGCGGCCCAGTTCGGGCCGCGGCGACGGCCGCCTTCTGGCCGCCCGGTCCGGATCCGATGACGAGCATGCCGTAGTCAGGCACGTGCGGGGTCCGTCGGCGCGCCGACGCGGCGGGAAGGCCGGCGGGAGGCCCGGCGGACAGCGGTGGGACCGGAGCGCGAGGCTCCGGTCCCGTCGTCCGCCCGCCGGCCGCCCGGCTCAGGGCAGCAGCTTGTCCAGGGCGGCCGGGCCGTCCGTCTCGATCCTGCGCTTGGCCCACTCCAGGTTGCGCGGGGTGATGTCGCGGCCCGCGGCCAGCACGACGTCCTCGGGCGAGACCTCGGTACCGGTACGGGCGTGGAGCACGGCGTCCGGCGTGCAGCGCTCCCCTGGGGGGCGGGACGCTTCGGGCGAACGGGATGCTTCGGGCTGTGACGTCGACATGTGTCCTCCTCGGGTCCGGCCGGGTCCCCGCCCCGTGCCGCGCCGCCCGCGCCCAGGGACCGGGACCTCCTCCTACGATTGCCCGCCGCGCCGCACCCTGCATCCGGAAGGGCCGCCGGACCCGTGGCCGGCTTCCCCGGCCGCCGCCCGGCCCCGGGCTCCGTAAGCTGGAACGACCACGCGGGCCGCCGCAGCGGCGGCCCGCGGCCGGGGGACCGGACAGGGAGGCCCAGCGATGGCCGACACACCCAGCCCGTCATCCGCGCCGGGCACGCGGCGGTACGTGCCGATCGCCGACCACGGCCTGATCGGCGACCTGCGCACGGTCGCCCTGGTCGGCACCGACGGCACCATCGACTGGTACTGCTGCCCCTCCTTCGACTCCCCGAGCGTCTTCGCCGCCGTGCTGGACGCCGAGAAGGGCGGCTGCTTCGAACTCGCCGCGGCCGACGAGGCCGCCCGCACCAAGCAGTTCTACTTCCCCGACACGAACGTGCTGATCACCCGCTTCTTCACCGAGGACGGCGTCGGCGAGGTGCAGGACTTCATGCCGGTGTGCGGCGACGACGGCGAGGCCGAACGGCACCGCCTGATCCGGCGCACGGTGTGCGTGCGCGGCACCGTGCGGTTCCGCGCGCGCGTCGCGCCGCGCTTCGGCTACGGCGCCGACCCGCACACCGTGCGCGTCCAGGGCCAGCTGGCGCTGTTCGAGTCCGCGCACTCCGCCCTCGCCCTGACGGCGACCGCGCCGCTGGAGACCGAGGGACCGGACGTACGGGCCGACTTCAAACTCACCGAGGGCGAGTCCGCGGTCTTCGCCCTGGACCAGGTGGGCGGCGAGGTCGCCCCGCGCCGCTGCGCCCGCGCCGAGGCCGACGAGCAGTTCGCCGCCACCGTCGCCTACTGGCGGCGCTGGATCGCGCAGTCCCGCTACCGGGGCCGCTGGCGGGAGATGGTGCACCGCTCCGCGCTCACCCTGAAGCTCCTCACCTACGCGCCGAGCGGCGCCATCGTCGCCGCGCCCACCACCAGCCTGCCCGAGCGGATCGGCGGCGAGCGCAACTGGGACTACCGCTACGTCTGGGTGCGCGACGCCGCGTTCGCCGTCTACGCCTTGCTGCGCCTCGGCTTCACCGGCGAGGCCGCCGCCTTCATGCGCTTCCTGACCCGCCACATCAGCCCCGGCGACGGCCGCGCCACGGGCCCGCTCCAGATCATGTACGGCATCGACGGCCGCACCGATCTGCCCGAGCGCGAACTGACCCATCTGGAGGGCCACCAGGGCTCCGCCCCGGTCCGGGTCGGCAACGCCGCCGCCGGCCAGCTCCAGCTCGACATCTACGGCGCCCTGATCGACTCCATCTACCTCTACGACAAATGGGCCGAGCCGATCTCCAGCGCCCAGTGGGACGACGTGTGCGCACTGGTCGACTGGGTGTGCGACCACTGGGACCAGCCCGACGAGGGCGTCTGGGAGACCCGCGGCGGGCGCCGGAACTTCCTCTACTCGCGCCTGATGTGCTGGGTGGCCGTCGAACGCGCCGTCCGGCTGGCCAACCGCCGCGGCCTGCCCGCCGACCTGCCGCGCTGGCAGCGCGGCCGGGACGCCGTCTACCGCCGGATCATGGACCGCGGCTGGTCCGAGCGGCGCGGGGCGTTCGTCCAGTACGAGGGCGGCGACGTGCTGGACGCCGCCGTGCTGATGATGCCGCTGGCCAAGTTCATCGCGCCCACCGACCCCAAGTGGCTGTCCACCCTCGACGCCCTCACCGAGGACCTGGTCTCCGACTCGCTCGTCTACCGCTACGACCCGCGCACCAGCCCCGACGGACTGCGCGGCGAGGAGGGCACCTTCTCGATCTGCTCCTTCTGGTACGTGGAGGCGCTGACCCGCGCGGGCCGTCTGGACGAGGCGCGCCTCGCCTTCGAGAAGATGCTCACCTACGCCAACCACCTGGGCCTGTTCGCCGAGGAGATCGGCCGCACCGGCGAACAGCAGGGCAACTTTCCACAGGCCTTCACCCACCTGTCCCTGATCAGCGCCGCCTACAACCTGGACCGCGCCCTCGGCTGACCCCGGCACCCGCGCGGCGGGCACCGGGGCCGGCCGCCGGCCTCAGCCGATGTGGTACGAGTCGCCGTACACCTTCCAGTCCAGCGGCGGCTTCAGGTCGAGGTTGCCCTTGCGCAGGAACACCCGCTGCGCGGTGTCGACCCTGCTGGTGTCGCTGTGCGCCTCCTCCTGCTTCATGGCCCACACCCGCGCGTCGAGGAACGCGTTCAGGTACGCCGTCTCGTCGCCGCCCTGCGCCGGCGGCTTGGCGCTGCGCAGCGCCCGCTTGCGGATGTTGCGGAAGCTGGTGGAGTCGTCGCCGTCGCCGTGCATGACGATGGCGTCGTAGTAGGCGAACTGGCCGAGCGCGCGCAGCCCGTCGCTCTTGCCCTGGGAGACCGCCGGGTTGAAGTACACCCGGTCCCGCTCGTCGTTCTGGGCCTGCTGGAAGGCGCTGTCCTTGGCCGCGGTGTGCCAGGCCGAGACGAACGCCGAGCCCAGGCCGGAGTGCGAGTCGCTGCCGTTGACCTTGCGCAGCGCGGGCAGGTACTTCGCCAGCACGTTGCCCGGTTTGCGGTCGGTGTAGAGCTGCACCAGGTCGAGCATGTCGCCGGTCCCGGAGCAGAAGCCGATGATGCCGGCGGTGTAGCCGCGGCCGTCGTCGATGTCCTCGATGTAGGTGTACTGGACCTTCCAGTCGAGCGAGGAGTTCTCCGCGCTCGACACCAGCTTCATGGCGATCTCCTTCTTCGCCGGGTCGTCTAGGCCCGGCGCCGCGGCCGGGGCCGCCGTCGCCTGCGGGACGGCACCGAGCAGCGGGACGGCGGCCAGCGAGGCGCCGAGGAGAGCGAGGACGGTACGCCGGGAGGCGCCGGCCGGTGTGGCCGAATCAGGGTTCGCGTGCACCACGGGGGCTCCCAAGGGTGAGTGGGGGGAGGGCAGTTGGACCGGACGCCAACTGGTAGGAAGGTTTCCTATCAGAGGCTGTCAGGGCCCGGCACCCGTCACGCGGGAAATTCGTAGGAACCTATGAGAAAGACCGGGAGGTGGCCGAGACGAGCGACGAGCCGGCCGCCTCAGAGCAGGGACTGCTCCGCCCAGATGACCTTCCCGGTGGACGTGTAGCGCGTGCCCCAGCGGTCCGCGACCTGCGCCACCAGGAACAGTCCCCGGCCGCCCTCGTCGGTGGAGGCCGCGTAGCGCAGATGCGGCGAGGTGTTGCTGCTGTCGAAGACCTCGCAGATCAGCGCGGTGTCCCGCAGCACCCGCACCCGGATGGGCGCGCTGCCGTACCGGATCG
The sequence above is drawn from the Streptomyces sp. SAT1 genome and encodes:
- a CDS encoding chitosanase, yielding MVHANPDSATPAGASRRTVLALLGASLAAVPLLGAVPQATAAPAAAPGLDDPAKKEIAMKLVSSAENSSLDWKVQYTYIEDIDDGRGYTAGIIGFCSGTGDMLDLVQLYTDRKPGNVLAKYLPALRKVNGSDSHSGLGSAFVSAWHTAAKDSAFQQAQNDERDRVYFNPAVSQGKSDGLRALGQFAYYDAIVMHGDGDDSTSFRNIRKRALRSAKPPAQGGDETAYLNAFLDARVWAMKQEEAHSDTSRVDTAQRVFLRKGNLDLKPPLDWKVYGDSYHIG
- a CDS encoding glycoside hydrolase family 15 protein, translated to MADTPSPSSAPGTRRYVPIADHGLIGDLRTVALVGTDGTIDWYCCPSFDSPSVFAAVLDAEKGGCFELAAADEAARTKQFYFPDTNVLITRFFTEDGVGEVQDFMPVCGDDGEAERHRLIRRTVCVRGTVRFRARVAPRFGYGADPHTVRVQGQLALFESAHSALALTATAPLETEGPDVRADFKLTEGESAVFALDQVGGEVAPRRCARAEADEQFAATVAYWRRWIAQSRYRGRWREMVHRSALTLKLLTYAPSGAIVAAPTTSLPERIGGERNWDYRYVWVRDAAFAVYALLRLGFTGEAAAFMRFLTRHISPGDGRATGPLQIMYGIDGRTDLPERELTHLEGHQGSAPVRVGNAAAGQLQLDIYGALIDSIYLYDKWAEPISSAQWDDVCALVDWVCDHWDQPDEGVWETRGGRRNFLYSRLMCWVAVERAVRLANRRGLPADLPRWQRGRDAVYRRIMDRGWSERRGAFVQYEGGDVLDAAVLMMPLAKFIAPTDPKWLSTLDALTEDLVSDSLVYRYDPRTSPDGLRGEEGTFSICSFWYVEALTRAGRLDEARLAFEKMLTYANHLGLFAEEIGRTGEQQGNFPQAFTHLSLISAAYNLDRALG
- a CDS encoding HoxN/HupN/NixA family nickel/cobalt transporter yields the protein MTAAPGSAPPLPATTGPKGPLWHRVRTSMTRQEWTRVGGMAAFVLALHVIGWFTLVWIVAPEHYSLGTKSFGIGIGVTAYTLGMRHAFDADHIAAIDNTTRKLMHEGQRPLSVGFWFSLGHSSVVFGLAFLLSLGVRALAGPVQDDDSRLHDITGLIGTTVSGAFLYVIAAVNLVILAGIWKVFREMRSGHFDEAALEEQLGSRGLMNRILGRFMKSITKPWQMYPLGLLFGLGFDTATEIALLVLAGSGAASGLPWYAILCLPVLFAAGMSLLDTIDGSFMNFAYGWAFSKPVRKVYYNLTITGLSVAVALIIGTVELLGLLADKLDLHGAFWDWVGGLDLNVIGFVVVGLFFVTWVLALVVWKVGRIEEKWTADLAAPADSPAE
- a CDS encoding DUF5709 domain-containing protein; this translates as MSTDPMADDAYQPTGTNEEQEDAAPLDLEDAVGERTYDDLLDEGYSPPEKPLGVDKYGTTAAEQHEGESLDQRLAQERPDADEPAGDGVGDLPGGTGEPVDPQAGGARAGRLVAPDEGAHADTTKEEVAADAGVDGGAAGAEEAAVHIVEDDGALPDEDTGP